Proteins found in one Oncorhynchus keta strain PuntledgeMale-10-30-2019 chromosome 2, Oket_V2, whole genome shotgun sequence genomic segment:
- the LOC118362469 gene encoding purine nucleoside phosphorylase-like: MSSTSESRYTYEQYKETADWLLERTLHMPKVAIICGSGLGGLADLLKNSVAFPYKDIPHFPQSTVPGHAGNLVFGELQGKACVCMQGRFHYYEGYSIAMVTYPVRVSTLLGVETLIVTNAAGGLNPKFNVGDIMLIRDHINMPGLAGINPLRGHNDDRFGVRFPCMSDAYDADLGRLAREVAEEQGCSSFLQQGVYCNVGGPAFETVAESKILLSLGADAVGMSTVPEVIVARHCGLRVFGLSLITNRVVSEYGSQDRANHEEVLEITQRRTQDLQKLIINLLARI; encoded by the exons ATGTCATCCACCAGCGAGAGCAG GTACACCTATGAGCAGTACAAGGAGACAGCTGATTGGCTGCTGGAGCGTACACTGCACATGCCCAAGGTGGCCATCATCTGTGGTTCTGGACTGGGAGGGCTGGCAGACTTACTGAAGAATAGTGTAGCCTTCCCTTATAAAGACATCCCTCACTTCCCTCAGAGCACag TGCCAGGCCATGCTGGGAATCTGGTGTTTGGGGAGCTGCAAGGGAAGGCCTGTGTTTGTATGCAGGGCAGGTTCCATTACTATGAGGGCTACAGCATCGCCATG GTGACGTACCCGGTGCGTGTGTCTACTCTGCTTGGGGTGGAGACGTTGATAGTGACCAACGCTGCAGGAGGACTGAACCCTAAGTTCAATGTTGGTGACATCATGTTGATCAGAGACCACATCAATATGCCTGGCCTGGCCGGCATCAACCCTCTGAGGGGACACAACGATGACAG GTTTGGTGTGCGGTTCCCCTGCATGTCGGATGCGTATGATGCAGACCTGGGCCGTTTGGCTCGAGAGGTGGCGGAGGAGCAGGGCTGTTCCTCTTTCCTCCAACAGGGGGTGTACTGCAATGTGGGCGGCCCCGCCTTCGAGACAGTGGCAGAGAGCAAGATACTGCTGAGCCTGGGGGCAGACGCTGTGG GTATGAGTACAGTGCCAGAAGTGATTGTGGCTCGTCACTGTGGTCTGCGTGTGTTTGGCCTGTCTCTCATCACCAACCGCGTGGTGTCAGAGTATGGCAGCCAGGACCGCGCTAACCATGAGGAGGTGCTGGAAATCACGCAGCGACGCACACAGGACCTGCAGAAACTCATCATTAACCTCCTGGCCCGAATAtag
- the LOC118362477 gene encoding calretinin-like yields the protein MASQAQQPPHLHLAELTAAQFLDIWKHFDADGNGYIEGKELENFFRQLETARRGTGVDPTHAAFREKMKEFMMKFDKNADGRIEMSELAQILPTEENFLLCFRTFVGSSVEFMAAWRRYDTDRSGYIEANELKGFLSDLLKKANRHYDDKKLNEYTQTILKMFDLNGDGKLGLSEMARLLPVQENFLLKFEGCKLSAEQFNIIFTFYDKDGNGYIDEQELDALLKDLHDKNKMELDSTGLVGYKKSIMALSDAGKLYRTELEIVLCRDSTL from the exons ATGGCGAGTCAAGCACAACAGCCCCCTCATCTCCACCTGGCAGAGCTCACCGCGGCGCAGTTTCTCGACATCTGGAAACATTTCGACGCAGACG GAAATGGCTACATCGAGGGAAAGGAGCTGGAGAACTTCTTCCGGCAGCTAGAGACTGCGCGGAGAGGAACAGGCGTG GATCCCACACATGCTGCCTTTAGAGAGAAAATGAAGGAATTCATGATGAAATTTGACAAGAATGCAGACGGAAGAATCGAGATGTCAGAA ttaGCTCAGATTCTGCCCACAGAGGAGAACTTCCTGCTTTGTTTCAGAACATTTGTGGGATCCAGTGTAGAATTCATGGCG GCATGGAGAAGGTATGACACTGATCGCAGTGGATACATCGAAGCCAATGAACTGAAG GGTTTCCTGTCAGATCTTCTGAAGAAGGCCAACAGACACTACGATGACAAGAAACTCAACGAATACACACAGACAATC CTGAAGATGTTTGATCTGAATGGTGATGGGAAACTGGGCCTGTCTGAAATGGCCag GCTGCTGCCAGTTCAGGAAAATTTCTTGCTCAAGTTCGAG GGATGCAAGCTTTCAGCAGAGCAGTTCAACATAATTTTCACCTTCTATGACAAG GATGGAAACGGTTACATCGATGAGCAGGAGCTGGACGCACTGCTGAAGGACCTACATGACAAGAACAAAATG GAGTTGGACTCGACCGGTCTGGTGGGCTATAAGAAGAGCATCATGGCTCTGTCCGATGCGGGGAAACTCTACCGCACCGAGCTGGAGATCGTCCTCTGTCGCGACTCCACACTGTGA